A window of the Dioscorea cayenensis subsp. rotundata cultivar TDr96_F1 chromosome 14, TDr96_F1_v2_PseudoChromosome.rev07_lg8_w22 25.fasta, whole genome shotgun sequence genome harbors these coding sequences:
- the LOC120275357 gene encoding solute carrier family 35 member F2-like encodes MQMNKKEIWRLVFVLFLGQLVSFSLAVTSFIASYIAYLGIDTPLTQSFCTYLALSLVYGSIFLCRRSKLVVPWYWYLALGFVDVQGNYLVVKAYQFSSITSVTLLDCWTIPWVMILTWFAIKTRYSLWQFVGAAICVIGLALVLLSDSKSSSGDGNKPLLGDALVIAGTFFYAMSNVGEEFCVKRKNLFEVLTMLGVFGALVSVCEISIVERKTLESIQWSPSVIALYVGYGAAGLSFYTLLPFILKMSGSALFNLSLLTSDLWAVVIRICIYHEQVSWLYYLAYSVVAIGLIIYSFNDTGSAAETTIDDEETANLQEPLSPENAVTYVS; translated from the exons ATGCAAATGAACAAGAAGGAAATATGGAGGTTGGTGTTCGTACTCTTCTTGGGGCAGTTGGTCTCATTCTCCTTGGCAGTTACCAGCTTCATTGCTTCTTATATTGCTTATCTTG GTATCGACACACCATTGACACAATCTTTCTGCACATACCTTGCACTGTCTCTGGTCTATGGTTCCATCTTCTTGTGTAGGCGTTCTAAATTAGTG GTTCCTTGGTATTGGTATCTTGCTTTGGGCTTTGTTGATGTTCAAGGGAATTACCTTG TTGTCAAGGCCTATCAATTCTCGTCGATAACCAGTGTGACATTATTGGACTGTTGGACTATACCATGGGTCATGATCCTAACTTGGTTTGCTATCAAGACTCGGTATTCACTGTGGCAATTTGTTGGTGCCGCTATATGCGTGATAGGACTTGCTTTGGTACTCCTCTCTGACAGCAAATCGTCTAGTGGAG ATGGAAACAAACCTCTTTTGGGGGATGCACTTGTTATTGCAGGGACATTCTTTTATGCAATGAGCAATGTAGGAGAG GAGTTCTGTGTTAAAAGGAAAAATCTTTTTGAAGTGCTTACTATGCTTGGTGTTTTTGGAGCTCTAGTCAGTGTATGTGAGAT ATCTATTGTTGAGAGGAAGACCCTAGAGTCAATTCAATGGTCTCCTTCAGTG ATAGCTCTGTACGTCGGCTATGGTGCAGCGGGCCTTTCATTTTATACACTTCTCCCATTTATTCTAAAA ATGAGTGGATCAGCTTTATTCAATCTTTCGCTCCTCACATCAGACTTGTGGGCTGTTGTCATCCGCATTTGCATTTACCATGAACAG GTGAGTTGGCTCTATTATCTGGCCTACAGTGTTGTGGCCATTGGACTaataatatattctttcaa TGATACTGGTTCTGCTGCTGAAACAACAATTGACGATGAGGAAACAGCAAATTTGCAAGAGCCACTAAGTCCAGAAAATGCAGTAACCTATGTttcttga